The Fictibacillus arsenicus genome contains a region encoding:
- a CDS encoding YwgA family protein, giving the protein MFEDHLKVVTLIQEAGEVIGRKKLQKMVYIAKKLNFPFQEKYQFHFYGPYSEELTLKIEELCNMGYIHEVKEKVSGYSQYRYAVNEEGQKLLSTYGAEIELLGDCVRSMNEQSSRFLELVSTIMYFDKFDADEIKEKVQTVKAKQKYTEEEMEEAFAYISNLKNTVQ; this is encoded by the coding sequence GTGTTTGAGGATCATTTAAAGGTTGTCACTCTGATTCAGGAAGCCGGTGAAGTGATAGGCCGAAAAAAGCTTCAAAAAATGGTGTATATTGCGAAGAAGTTGAACTTTCCTTTTCAAGAAAAATACCAGTTTCATTTTTACGGACCGTATTCTGAAGAACTGACGCTGAAGATTGAAGAGCTTTGCAACATGGGTTATATACATGAAGTGAAGGAAAAGGTAAGCGGCTATTCGCAATACCGATATGCTGTGAACGAAGAAGGACAGAAGCTCCTATCAACTTATGGAGCAGAAATCGAGTTGCTGGGTGATTGCGTTCGATCTATGAATGAACAATCGTCCCGCTTCTTGGAACTCGTATCGACGATCATGTATTTTGATAAGTTTGATGCAGATGAGATCAAAGAGAAGGTTCAAACGGTAAAAGCAAAGCAGAAGTATACGGAAGAAGAAATGGAAGAAGCTTTTGCTTATATTTCAAATTTAAAAAATACAGTGCAATAG